From Streptomyces sp. NBC_00683, one genomic window encodes:
- the nuoE gene encoding NADH-quinone oxidoreductase subunit NuoE — translation MPQLPAPAYPAEVRTRLEADAKEVIARYPGSRSALLPLLHLVQSEEGFVSRTGMAFCAELLGLTTAEVTAVATFYSMYRRRPSGDYQVGVCTNTLCAVMGGDAIFDRLKDHLGVGNDETTEDGKVTLEHIECNAACDFAPVVMVNWEFFDNQTPESATQLVDDLIAGRTVEPTRGAPLCTYKETARILAGFPDERPGAVEATGGAGAASLVGLKLAKGEAAPQPRVVAPRGEAPSDQPQKGAEHLSSHDAPQQTSASDPEHPAGPAAEEGE, via the coding sequence ATGCCGCAGCTCCCCGCCCCCGCCTACCCGGCCGAGGTGCGCACCCGGCTCGAAGCGGACGCGAAGGAGGTGATCGCCCGCTACCCCGGCAGCCGCTCCGCGCTGCTGCCGCTGCTGCACCTCGTGCAGTCCGAGGAGGGGTTCGTCTCCCGTACGGGCATGGCGTTCTGCGCCGAACTGCTCGGCCTCACCACCGCGGAGGTCACCGCGGTCGCCACCTTCTACTCGATGTACCGGCGCCGGCCGAGCGGCGACTACCAGGTCGGGGTCTGCACCAACACCCTGTGCGCCGTCATGGGCGGCGACGCCATCTTCGACCGGCTCAAGGACCACCTCGGCGTCGGCAACGACGAGACGACCGAGGACGGCAAGGTCACGCTCGAGCACATCGAGTGCAACGCGGCCTGCGACTTCGCGCCCGTCGTGATGGTCAACTGGGAGTTCTTCGACAACCAGACGCCGGAGAGCGCGACGCAGCTCGTCGACGACCTGATCGCCGGCCGGACCGTCGAACCCACCCGCGGCGCCCCCCTGTGCACGTACAAGGAGACCGCCCGCATCCTGGCCGGCTTCCCCGACGAGCGCCCCGGTGCCGTCGAGGCGACCGGCGGAGCGGGTGCCGCCTCACTGGTCGGGCTGAAGCTGGCCAAGGGCGAGGCCGCCCCGCAGCCGCGCGTCGTCGCCCCGCGGGGCGAGGCCCCGAGCGACCAGCCGCAGAAGGGTGCCGAGCACCTCAGCTCGCACGACGCGCCGCAGCAGACCTCGGCCTCCGACCCGGAGCACCCGGCCGGGCCCGCCGCCGAGGAGGGGGAGTGA